The proteins below are encoded in one region of Phaseolus vulgaris cultivar G19833 chromosome 1, P. vulgaris v2.0, whole genome shotgun sequence:
- the LOC137814725 gene encoding protein LOW PSII ACCUMULATION 1, chloroplastic yields the protein MAVVAVQQFVCFSESNWRNITRPCIPSHTTILLRSRKKIQFSLISCSSSQTPEADTQTAESCVNLGLELFSKGRVKDALTQFETALSLNPNPVEAQAAFYNKACCHAYRGEGKKAADCLRTALREYNLKFATILNDPDLASFRVLPEFKELQEEARLGGEDIGYSFRRDLKLISEVQAPFRGVRRFFYVALTAAAGISLFLTVPRLIRAISGGDGAPDLLATSGNAAINIGGIVVLVALFFWDNKKEEEQLVQISRDETLSRLPLRLSTNRVVELVQLRDTVRPVILAGKKETVSLAMQRADRFRTDLLRRGVLLVPVIWGEGRETKIEKKGFGLQPKAAEALPSIGEDFEKRAQSVTAKSKLKSEIRFKAEVVSPAEWERWIRDQQKSEGVSVGEDVYIILRLDGRVRRSGRGVPDWEQIVKELPPMEALLSKLER from the exons ATGGCTGTGGTTGCAGTGCAGCAATTCGTGTGCTTCTCAGAATCAAATTGGAGGAATATAACAAGGCCATGCATTCCCTCTCACACTACGATTCTTCTACGTTCACgcaaaaaaattcaattttctcTGATTTCATGCTCTTCGTCACAGACCCCAGAAGCTGATACTCAAACGGCTGAATCCTGCGTCAATTTGGGTCTCGAGCTCTTCTCCAAAGGACgg gttaAAGATGCTTTAACCCAGTTTGAAACTGCACTTTCCTTGAACCCTAATCCAGTGGAGGCCCAAGCTGCGTTCTACAATAAAGCTTGCTGCCATGCATACAG GGGAGAAGGAAAGAAAGCAGCTGATTGTCTCCGCACTGCTTTGAGGGAATACAACCTGAAATTTGCTACCATACTCAATGATCCCGATTTGGCCTCCTTCAGAGTTTTGCCCGAATTCAAGGAACTACAAGAAGAG GCTAGGCTTGGTGGGGAGGATATTGGCTACAGTTTTCGGCGAGATCTAAAACTTATTAGTGAAGTTCAAGCACCATTTCGTGGGGTTAGGAGATTCTTTTATGTAGCACTGACAGCAGCTGCAGGAATATCATTGTTTCTTACTGTGCCCAGGCTAATTCGTGCAATTAGTGGTGGTGATGGTGCTCCCGATCTCTTGGCAACTTCTGGGAATGCTGCCATTAATATTGGAG GTATTGTTGTTCTTGTGGCATTGTTCTTTTGGGACAATAAAAAAGAGGAGGAACAACTTGTACAAATATCTCGAGATGAGACACTATCAAGGTTGCCTTTGCGGCTTTCAACTAATCGAGTAGTTGAACTTGTGCAGCTACGGGATACCGTTAGACCA GTTATATTAGCAGGAAAAAAGGAAACAGTGTCTTTGGCTATGCAAAGAGCCGATAGATTTCGCACCGATCTCCTTAGACGTGGTGTTCTGTTAGTTCCTGTTATCTGGGGAGAAGGCCGGGAaacaaaaattgagaaaaaaggATTTGGTCTGCAGCCAAAAGCTGCTGAAGCTCTTCCATCCATTGGG GAAGATTTTGAGAAGCGAGCACAGTCTGTAACTGCAAAATCGAAGTTGAAATCTGAAATTAGGTTCAAGGCTGAGGTTGTGTCTCCTGCAGAATGGGAACG GTGGATAAGAGATCAGCAAAAATCTGAAGGAGTTTCAGTTGGTGAAGATGTGTACATAATACTGCGCTTAGATGGAAGAGTTCGAAGATCAGGGAGA GGTGTGCCTGATTGGGAGCAAATTGTGAAGGAGCTACCACCAATGGAAGCACTTTTAAGCAAGCTGGAAAGATGA
- the LOC137814727 gene encoding dol-P-Man:Man(5)GlcNAc(2)-PP-Dol alpha-1,3-mannosyltransferase codes for MGGRRLKNRETMGVESVTPSPPPPRSEGKTTLLQNPKIPFALALLFADALLVSLIIAFVPYTKIDWDAYMSQVTGFLEGERDFSNLKGDTGPLVYPAGFLYIYSAFQYLTQGQVYPAQILFGVLYIINLAIVLAVYVKTDVVPWWALCLLSLSKRVHSIFVLRLFNDCVAMTLLHAALLLLVHRRWNIGLIVFSGAVSVKMNVLLYAPPLLLLMLKAMDISGVLLALAWAAVVQILLGLPFLVSYPVAYISSAFNLGRVFIHFWSVNFKFIPEPIFVSKGFAIFLLAAHLILLASFAHYSWCKHEGGLCNFLHSRYVFMRMRFAVFFSSSFSKKVGKISSSSLQILNKEHIVTTMFVGNFIGIVCARSLHYQFYSWYFCSLPYLLWRTHYPTLLRLILFVGVELCWNIYPSNSLSSAFLLCLHLIILWGLWSAPPEYPYEQYKPSYRKNK; via the exons ATGGGAGGCAGAAGACTGAAAAACAGAGAAACCATGGGCGTTGAATCGGTTACGCCGTCGCCACCTCCTCCGAGATCGGAAGGAAAAACCACTTTGCTCCAAAACCCCAAGATACCCTTCGCACTGGCTCTTCTCTTCGCCGACGCCCTCCTCGTCTCTCTCATAATCGCATTTGTCCCTT ATACGAAGATAGATTGGGATGCTTACATGTCACAGGTTACCGGGTTTCTGGAAGGGGAGAGAGACTTCAGCAACCTCAAAGGTGACACTGGTCCTCTGGTCTACCCTGCTGGCTTTCTCTACATTTACTCTGCATTCCAGTATCTTACCCAAGGACAAGTTTACCCTGCTCAG ATTTTATTCGGTGTGTTGTATATCATCAACTTAGCAATCGTTCTCGCCGTCTATGTCAAAACCGATGTG GTTCCTTGGTGGGCCCTTTGCTTACTTTCTTTGTCCAAAAGAGTTCATTCTATCTTCGTGCTTCGTCTGTTTAATGACTGTGTGGCCATGACACTTCTTCATGCTGCATTGCTCTTGCTTGTGCACCGAAGGTGGAATATTGGGTTGATTGTGTTTAG TGGAGCTGTTTCTGTAAAGATGAATGTGCTTCTTTATGCTCCACCTTTACTGCTCCTCATGCTGAAG GCTATGGATATCAGTGGCGTGTTATTGGCATTAGCTTGGGCAGCAGTTGTTCAG ATATTACTGGGGCTTCCTTTCCTGGTTTCATATCCAGTTGCGTATATATCAAGCGCCTTCAATCTTGGCCGTGTCTTCATCCATTTCTG GTCTGTTAACTTCAAATTCATCCCTGAGCCGATATTTGTGTCCAAGGGATTTGCTATCTTTTTGTTGGCTGCTCACCTCATATTACTTGCTTCCTTTGCGCATTATAGTTGGTGCAA ACATGAAGGAGGACTTTGCAACTTTCTGCATTCCAGATATGTCTTTATGAGAATGAGGTTTGCGGTTTTCTTCTCTTCCTCATTTTCTAAGAAGGTTGGCAAGATCAGTTCATCATCCCTCCAGATCCTTAATAAAGAAC ATATTGTGACAACTATGTTTGTTGGGAACTTCATTGGCATTGTATGTGCTCGGTCATTGCATTATCAGTTCTATTCTTG GTATTTCTGTAGTTTACCTTACTTATTGTGGAGAACGCATTACCCAACGTTGTTGCG TTTGATTTTGTTTGTGGGAGTGGAGCTGTGCTGGAATATCTATCCTTCGAATAGCCTTTCTTCAGCCTTTCTTCTCTGTCTTCACTTAATTATTCTCTGGGGTTTATGGTCTGCTCCCCCTGAGTATCCTTATGAACAATATAAGCCATCATATCGGAAAAACAAATAG
- the LOC137814723 gene encoding heavy metal-associated isoprenylated plant protein 36-like: MAAKPAEEGPQGETLKYQTWVLKVLIHCDGCKKRVKKILQGVDGVYKTEVDSLQHKVTVTGNVDAETLIKRLSRSGRIVELWPEKPAEKKGNKKSGKPNKGGDVNKEKEDQKNGEPGADGGSNEGSKDGAGEDSDKEEHGEECEEGGGGDEGGKKKKKKKKKKNKGENAGSASAPPKSGEGGGEISKVDALVPSNLDPSMAPKDLVSPPIQQAFPYPHMYYPPPPPAYGLSYNTTYPIPSDSYYVGSPFMPMHGYTTPYSRLPPPPPPSDPIKHYGGDEDEYEGGGYCSIM, from the exons ATGGCAGCCAAGCCAGCAGAAGAAGGTCCTCAAGGAGAAACTCTCAAGTACCAG ACGTGGGTTCTGAAAGTATTGATCCACTGCGATGGCTGCAAAAAGAGAGTCAAGAAAATTCTTCAGGGAGTTGATG GGGTTTACAAAACAGAGGTGGATTCTCTGCAGCACAAGGTCACGGTCACTGGTAACGTGGATGCTGAGACTCTCATAAAGAGGCTTTCGAGATCAGGGAGGATAGTGGAGCTTTGGCCAGAAAAACCAGCTGAGAAGAAAGGTAATAAAAAGTCTGGAAAACCAAATAAAGGTGGTGATGTTAACAAGGAGAAGGAAGACCAAAAGAATGGTGAACCAGGTGCTGATGGTGGTTCAAATGAGGGTTCTAAAGATGGCGCTGGTGAAGATTCAGACAAAGAAGAACACGGTGAGGAATGTGAGGAGGGAGGTGGTGGAGATGAAGGtggcaaaaagaagaaaaagaaaaagaagaagaagaacaaaggggaaAATGCTGGTTCTGCATCTGCTCCTCCTAAGAGTGGAGAAGGAGGGGGAGAAATTAGTAAAGTTGATGCATTAGTGCCTTCAAATTTGGACCCTTCAATGGCTCCCAAGGATCTTGTTAGCCCTCCAATTCAGCAAGCCTTCCCATATCCACATATGTATtatccacctcctcctccagcTTATGGATTAAGCTATAACACAACATATCCTATCCCTAGTGATTCATATTATGTTGGGTCCCCTTTCATGCCCATGCATGGTTACACTACTCCATACTCTAGACTGCCACCACCTCCCCCACCGTCTGATCCAATCAAGCACTATGGTGGTGATGAGGATGAGTACGAAGGTGGTGGATATTGCTCCATTATGTGA
- the LOC137814731 gene encoding translocator protein homolog, whose product MASDDFKHRLTPHSDTAINQKGRIGDKRQKRKVMAKRGLKSLAIAVTLPLSLTVLSACIGFSTARDDSLSSRRPFWFPPSWALHLTCPATSFLMGLAAWMVWADGGFHTNPMALLLYFTQLLLAVLWDPLVFAVGATRVGLMVCLGLLVSQYGCMRAFGSVNPFAAGLIKPCLAWVAFLSVLNLKLLFV is encoded by the coding sequence ATGGCTTCCGATGACTTCAAACATCGACTCACACCGCATTCAGACACCGCCATCAACCAAAAGGGGAGGATCGGAGACAAACGGCAAAAACGAAAGGTGATGGCCAAACGCGGCCTAAAGTCACTCGCCATAGCTGTTACCCTCCCCCTCTCTCTCACCGTCTTATCAGCATGCATAGGCTTCTCCACTGCCCGTGATGATTCTCTCTCTTCCAGAAGGCCCTTCTGGTTCCCACCCTCCTGGGCACTGCACTTGACCTGTCCCGCTACAAGCTTCTTAATGGGTCTGGCCGCGTGGATGGTGTGGGCAGACGGAGGTTTCCACACAAACCCCATGGCTCTGTTGCTTTACTTCACTCAGCTGCTTTTGGCGGTGCTCTGGGATCCTCTTGTGTTCGCTGTTGGGGCTACACGGGTGGGCCTGATGGTCTGTTTAGGGCTGTTAGTGAGCCAGTACGGGTGCATGCGTGCGTTTGGCTCCGTCAATCCCTTTGCTGCTGGTCTGATAAAGCCTTGCCTCGCATGGGTTGCTTTTCTATCTGTACTAAATCTTAAGCTCCTTTTTGTCTGA
- the LOC137814724 gene encoding bifunctional protein FolD 2 translates to MATVIDGKAVAQTIRSEIADEVHFLSQKYGKVPGLAVVIVGHRKDSQSYVGMKRKACAELGINSFDVDLPEQVSQAELIKQVHELNANPDVHGILVQLPLPKHINEETVLTEISLEKDVDGFHPLNIGKLAMKGRDPLFLPCTPKACLELLQRSGVTIKGKRAVVVGRSNIVGLPASLLLLKADATVTTVHSHTSQPESIIREADIVIAAAGQPKMIKGSWIKPGAAVIDVGTNAVDDPTRKSGYRLVGDVDFEEASKTAGWITPVPGGVGPMTVTMLLKNTLEGAKRYIEQNN, encoded by the exons ATGGCCACCGTTATCGACGGCAAGGCCGTTGCGCAAACCATCCGATCTGAAATCGCCGACGAGGTGCACTTCCTCTCTCAAAAATACGGCAAG GTTCCAGGATTAGCAGTGGTGATAGTAGGGCACAGGAAGGATTCACAAAGCTATGTGGGAATGAAGAGAAAGGCGTGCGCTGAATTGGGAATCAATTCCTTCGATGTGGACCTTCCAGAACAAGTATCCCAAGCTGAACTAATAAAGCAAGTTCATGAGTTGAATGCTAACCCTGATGTACATG GTATTTTGGTTCAGCTTCCGTTGCCTAAGCACATAAATGAAGAGACAGTTCTGACTGAAATTAGCCTTGAGAAGGATGTGGATGGCTTTCATCCTTTGAACATTGGCAAGCTTGCAATGAAAGGCAGGGATCCCCTGTTCCTTCCATGCACTCCCAAG GCATGTCTTGAACTATTACAACGAAGTGGTGTAACTATAAAGGGAAAAAGGGCAGTTGTGGTTGGTAGAAGCAACATAGTTGGCTTACCAGCTTCATTGCTGCTTTTGAAAGCGGATGCTACAGTTACTACTGTACATTCACACACAAGTCAACCAGAAAGTATCATACGTGAAGCAGATATTGTTATTGCAGCAGCAGGACAGCCAAAGATG ATCAAGGGAAGTTGGATCAAACCTGGAGCTGCAGTCATAGATGTTGGCACAAATGCTGTTGATGACCCAACAAGGAAGTCTGGTTACAGGCTTGTTGGAGATGTAGATTTTGAGGAAGCATCTAAAACTGCAGGTTGGATTACACCTGTTCCTGGTGGTGTAGGTCCAATGACTGTCACAATGTTGCTGAAGAATACTTTGGAGGGAGCCAAGCGCTACATTGAGCAAAATAattga